A single genomic interval of Xiphophorus couchianus chromosome 2, X_couchianus-1.0, whole genome shotgun sequence harbors:
- the atxn2l gene encoding ataxin-2-like protein isoform X3, translating to MLKPQQQSGSGGRKATNGTSGPGGMSSPVSGINSGGRTPAGRNRSSAKPSFQASPVFEGVYNNARMLHFLTAVVGSTCELRVKNGSMFEGIFKTLSSRCELAVDAVHKRSEEEGSSSAPPRSEDITDTMIFSPTDLVTMICRDVDLNYATRDTFTDTAISSSRINGEHKEKILQKWEGGDSNGESYDLENDAVSQANGWDANEMFRYNEVKYGVTSTYDSSLSMYTVPLERGNSEVYRQREARAARLASEIESSPQYRHRVGLENDEGKSEEEKYSSVARDGSDREKGRESPRDRGSEKGRDSPGASSREGKYIPLPQRQRELNRERAERGPGGPPPHSRPGGGYRPTPSSSSSPRPHLPSAAGPQTGVSPSERSSPQSSRVGAYAAHHTPGNPSPGSGPASPYTPASPGGSAATPTSASTATSPSSPPNPHGHPVPHSHSHPLSLSDAGRPVNGVSAGPSPKAQRPSQPSRTNRVPNPLSQSTATRSPKSASSQDSPFVDVSVSAQKTSGPAPLFTVDVNEILGTAAKERSAESPGSTEDGKSSKAPSVQQRSQLEELRKFGKEFRLQPSGAGSSSPSSPAAATPPSVGEVNQSGAAKPPSDTHAPSEPKPQPPAPSPSQTQPQHSPAPSEEPTKDATTPLGTAAATTAPIPDRQSPATPQPARTPGTEDASQVKKSTLNPNAKEFNPNKTQMPMTKPNTAPTPPRPTPPSPVVLQHPGGQGQLYNAPYLSYVSQMHPVQAPQMYQYPMSTVNQGKYPRGKVPTRPETSQMLQAAASVAGAPLVASPYPQSYLQYNPQQYSQQQVIQAMTYNGQPMYSMLQGGARMIGQGSGHHPQALGPPGGPQFPAQGEGPQGPQQGIYAPQSFSHHSGAVHQPQPSSTPTGNQPPPQHAAPSPGQNAQSGPQPQSLYHSGPLSAPTPPNMPPGHTSPQGSYPIPGYSIHSHQGLPPAYTLSQLTQAHVQGAMPGPHHSGSHGQPQLVMLQTPQQGPGGMPQHPQHGPQQGPHQHFYIGHPPAMQVQTHPASFHPPGN from the exons ATGCTGAAACCCCAGCAGCAATCCGGCTCAGGCGGGAGAAAGGCAACTAACGGAACATCAGGGCCCGGCGGTATGTCTTCCCCAGTCAGCGGCATCAACAGCGGCGGCCGGACACCGGCTGGAAG GAATCGTTCCTCTGCAAAGCCGTCGTTTCAGGCCTCTCCT GTATTTGAGGGTGTGTACAACAACGCCAGAATGCTTCACTTCCTCACAGCTGTAGTG ggTTCCACCTGTGAATTAAGAGTGAAGAATGGCAGCATGTTCGAAGGCATTTTCAAGACACTCAGTTCTCGG TGTGAGCTGGCTGTGGACGCTGTACACAAACGCAGCGAGGAAGAGGGCTCGTCATCTGCTCCGCCACGCAGTGAGGACATTACCGACACAATGATCTTCAGCCCAACAGATCTGGTTACAATGATCTGCAGAGATGTTGACCTCAACTACGCTACCAGAG ACACCTTCACAGACACGGCCATCAGCTCCAGTCGCATTAACGGAGAACATAAGGAGAAGATTCTACAGAAATGGGAGGGAGGAGACAGCAACGGAGAAAGCTACGACCTTGAGAATGATGCCGTAAGTCAG GCCAATGGCTGGGATGCAAACGAGATGTTTCGCTACAATGAAGTAAAATATGGAGTCACATCTACATATGATTCCAGTCTCTCCATGTATAC CGTCCCGTTGGAGCGGGGCAACTCCGAGGTTTATCGGCAGAGGGAGGCGCGCGCCGCCCGCCTGGCCAGCGAGATCGAATCCAGCCCCCAGTACCGCCATCGCGTCGGCTTGGAAAACGACGAGGGCAAATCCGAGGAGGAGAAGTACAGCTCTGTGGCGCGGGACGGTAGCGATCGCGAGAAAGGTCGCGAGAGCCCTCGAGACAGAGGCAGCGAGAAAGGCAGAGACAGTCCTGGAGCAAGCAGCAG aGAGGGAAAATACATTCCACTACCTCAACGTCAGAGAGAGTTGAACCGCGAGCGAGCCGAGAGAGGTCCCGGCGGGCCGCCACCACACAGTCGACCTGGCGGAGGGTACCGGCCCACTCCTTCATCCTCGTCTTCGCCGAGACCCCACCTCCCCTCGGCTGCTGGACCCCAAACCGGAGTCTCTCCCTCAGAGAGAAGCAGCCCTCAGTCGAGTCGAGTCGGGGCATACGCCGCACACCATACACCGGGAAATCCGAGTCCAGGTTCCGGTCCGGCGAGCCCGTACACGCCTGCGTCTCCTGGTGGGTCAGCAGCCACTCCAACCTCTGCTTCTACAGCCACGTCTCCATCCAGCCCCCCCAACCCTCACGGACATCCTGTTCCTCACTCCCACTCACACCCGCTGTCTCTGTCTGATGCTGGCAGGCCTGTTAATGGAG TTTCTGCTGGACCGTCTCCTAAAGCCCAAAGACCTTCACAGCCGAGTCGGACAAATCGCGTTCCAAACCCACTTTCACAGTCCACAG CCACTCGTTCTCCTAAATCAGCCTCTTCCCAGGACTCGCCTTTCGTAGACGTCTCTGTGTCCGCCCAGAAGACGTCTGGCCCCGCCCCTCTCTTCACTGTAGATG TGAATGAGATCCTTGGTACAGCTGCTAAAGAGCGCTCTGCAGAAAGCCCTGGCAGCACAGAGGACGGCAAAAGCAGCAAAG CTCCTTCAGTTCAGCAAAGGTCACAACTTGAAGAGCTGCGGAAATTCGGCAAAGAATTCAGG CTCCAGCCCAGTGGAGCCGGCTCCAGCTCTCCCAGCTCTCCCGCAGCAGCAACGCCACCTTCGGTCGGTGAGGTGAACCAGTCAGGTGCAGCCAAGCCTCCGTCAGACACCCACGCGCCCTCAGAGCCCAAACCTCAGCCTCCAGCTCCCAGTCCTTCCCAGACCCAACCCCAGCATTCCCCAGCTCCCTCTGAAGAGCCCACTAAAGATGCCACAACGCCACTGGGCACCGCTGCTGCTACCACAGCTCCCATTCCAGACAGGCAATCACCAGCAACCCCTCAGCCAGCCAGGACCCCGGGAACAGAGGATGCTAG TCAAGTGAAGAAATcaactttaaatccaaatgctAAAGAGTTCAACCCAAACAAAACTCAGATGCCCATG ACAAAACCCAACACTGCACCAACCCCGCCTCGTCCAACTCCTCCAAGCCCAGTGGTCCTGCAGCATCCTGGTGGGCAGGGACAGCTCTACAATGCTCCCTACCTCTCCTACGTTTCACAGATGCACCCTGTGCAG GCTCCACAAATGTACCAGTACCCAATGTCGACAGTTAACCAAGGAAAATACCCCAGGGGCAAAg TGCCGACGCGACCCGAAACATCACAAATGCTGCAAGCTGCTGCATCAGTAGCTGGAGCCCCTCTGGTGGCGTCTCCGTACCCTCAGTCGTACCTTCAGTACAACCCGCAGCAGTACAGCCAGCAGCAGGTCATCCAGGCCATGACATACAATGGACAG CCCATGTACTCCATGCTGCAGGGCGGAGCGAGGATGATAGGTCAGGGCAGCGGCCACCACCCCCAGGCCCTCGGCCCGCCCGGAGGGCCTCAGTTCCCTGCACAGGGAGAGGGGCCCCAGGGGCCGCAGCAGGGCATCTATG CGCCGCAGTCCTTCTCCCATCACTCGGGCGCCGTCCATCAGCCGCAGCCTTCCAGCACCCCGACCGGCAACCAGCCGCCCCCGCAGCACGCTGCTCCCAGCCCTGGGCAG AACGCCCAGTCCGGCCCGCAGCCTCAGTCCTTGTACCACTCAGGTCCGCTTTCGGCTCCCACTCCGCCCAACATGCCGCCGGGCCACACCTCCCCACAGGGCTCCTACCCCATTCCGGGGTACAGCATCCACAGCCACCAGGGCCTCCCGCCTGCCTACACTCTGAGCCAGCTGACTCAG GCTCACGTTCAAGGAGCGATGCCGGGACCTCACCACTCAGGCAGCCACGGCCAGCCGCAGCTAGTAATGCTGCAGACGCCTCAGCAGGGACCAGGCGGCATGCCGCAGCACCCGCAGCACGGGCCGCAGCAAGGACCGCACCAGCACTTTTACATAGGACACCCACCAG CGATGCAGGTACAAACACACCCTGCCTCCTTCCATCCACCTGGAAACTAA
- the atxn2l gene encoding ataxin-2-like protein isoform X2, with the protein MLKPQQQSGSGGRKATNGTSGPGGMSSPVSGINSGGRTPAGRNRSSAKPSFQASPVFEGVYNNARMLHFLTAVVGSTCELRVKNGSMFEGIFKTLSSRCELAVDAVHKRSEEEGSSSAPPRSEDITDTMIFSPTDLVTMICRDVDLNYATRDTFTDTAISSSRINGEHKEKILQKWEGGDSNGESYDLENDAANGWDANEMFRYNEVKYGVTSTYDSSLSMYTVPLERGNSEVYRQREARAARLASEIESSPQYRHRVGLENDEGKSEEEKYSSVARDGSDREKGRESPRDRGSEKGRDSPGASSREGKYIPLPQRQRELNRERAERGPGGPPPHSRPGGGYRPTPSSSSSPRPHLPSAAGPQTGVSPSERSSPQSSRVGAYAAHHTPGNPSPGSGPASPYTPASPGGSAATPTSASTATSPSSPPNPHGHPVPHSHSHPLSLSDAGRPVNGVSAGPSPKAQRPSQPSRTNRVPNPLSQSTATRSPKSASSQDSPFVDVSVSAQKTSGPAPLFTVDVNEILGTAAKERSAESPGSTEDGKSSKAPSVQQRSQLEELRKFGKEFRLQPSGAGSSSPSSPAAATPPSVGEVNQSGAAKPPSDTHAPSEPKPQPPAPSPSQTQPQHSPAPSEEPTKDATTPLGTAAATTAPIPDRQSPATPQPARTPGTEDARSETGERTEGVADQVKKSTLNPNAKEFNPNKTQMPMTKPNTAPTPPRPTPPSPVVLQHPGGQGQLYNAPYLSYVSQMHPVQAPQMYQYPMSTVNQGKYPRGKVPTRPETSQMLQAAASVAGAPLVASPYPQSYLQYNPQQYSQQQVIQAMTYNGQPMYSMLQGGARMIGQGSGHHPQALGPPGGPQFPAQGEGPQGPQQGIYAPQSFSHHSGAVHQPQPSSTPTGNQPPPQHAAPSPGQNAQSGPQPQSLYHSGPLSAPTPPNMPPGHTSPQGSYPIPGYSIHSHQGLPPAYTLSQLTQAHVQGAMPGPHHSGSHGQPQLVMLQTPQQGPGGMPQHPQHGPQQGPHQHFYIGHPPAMQVQTHPASFHPPGN; encoded by the exons ATGCTGAAACCCCAGCAGCAATCCGGCTCAGGCGGGAGAAAGGCAACTAACGGAACATCAGGGCCCGGCGGTATGTCTTCCCCAGTCAGCGGCATCAACAGCGGCGGCCGGACACCGGCTGGAAG GAATCGTTCCTCTGCAAAGCCGTCGTTTCAGGCCTCTCCT GTATTTGAGGGTGTGTACAACAACGCCAGAATGCTTCACTTCCTCACAGCTGTAGTG ggTTCCACCTGTGAATTAAGAGTGAAGAATGGCAGCATGTTCGAAGGCATTTTCAAGACACTCAGTTCTCGG TGTGAGCTGGCTGTGGACGCTGTACACAAACGCAGCGAGGAAGAGGGCTCGTCATCTGCTCCGCCACGCAGTGAGGACATTACCGACACAATGATCTTCAGCCCAACAGATCTGGTTACAATGATCTGCAGAGATGTTGACCTCAACTACGCTACCAGAG ACACCTTCACAGACACGGCCATCAGCTCCAGTCGCATTAACGGAGAACATAAGGAGAAGATTCTACAGAAATGGGAGGGAGGAGACAGCAACGGAGAAAGCTACGACCTTGAGAATGATGCC GCCAATGGCTGGGATGCAAACGAGATGTTTCGCTACAATGAAGTAAAATATGGAGTCACATCTACATATGATTCCAGTCTCTCCATGTATAC CGTCCCGTTGGAGCGGGGCAACTCCGAGGTTTATCGGCAGAGGGAGGCGCGCGCCGCCCGCCTGGCCAGCGAGATCGAATCCAGCCCCCAGTACCGCCATCGCGTCGGCTTGGAAAACGACGAGGGCAAATCCGAGGAGGAGAAGTACAGCTCTGTGGCGCGGGACGGTAGCGATCGCGAGAAAGGTCGCGAGAGCCCTCGAGACAGAGGCAGCGAGAAAGGCAGAGACAGTCCTGGAGCAAGCAGCAG aGAGGGAAAATACATTCCACTACCTCAACGTCAGAGAGAGTTGAACCGCGAGCGAGCCGAGAGAGGTCCCGGCGGGCCGCCACCACACAGTCGACCTGGCGGAGGGTACCGGCCCACTCCTTCATCCTCGTCTTCGCCGAGACCCCACCTCCCCTCGGCTGCTGGACCCCAAACCGGAGTCTCTCCCTCAGAGAGAAGCAGCCCTCAGTCGAGTCGAGTCGGGGCATACGCCGCACACCATACACCGGGAAATCCGAGTCCAGGTTCCGGTCCGGCGAGCCCGTACACGCCTGCGTCTCCTGGTGGGTCAGCAGCCACTCCAACCTCTGCTTCTACAGCCACGTCTCCATCCAGCCCCCCCAACCCTCACGGACATCCTGTTCCTCACTCCCACTCACACCCGCTGTCTCTGTCTGATGCTGGCAGGCCTGTTAATGGAG TTTCTGCTGGACCGTCTCCTAAAGCCCAAAGACCTTCACAGCCGAGTCGGACAAATCGCGTTCCAAACCCACTTTCACAGTCCACAG CCACTCGTTCTCCTAAATCAGCCTCTTCCCAGGACTCGCCTTTCGTAGACGTCTCTGTGTCCGCCCAGAAGACGTCTGGCCCCGCCCCTCTCTTCACTGTAGATG TGAATGAGATCCTTGGTACAGCTGCTAAAGAGCGCTCTGCAGAAAGCCCTGGCAGCACAGAGGACGGCAAAAGCAGCAAAG CTCCTTCAGTTCAGCAAAGGTCACAACTTGAAGAGCTGCGGAAATTCGGCAAAGAATTCAGG CTCCAGCCCAGTGGAGCCGGCTCCAGCTCTCCCAGCTCTCCCGCAGCAGCAACGCCACCTTCGGTCGGTGAGGTGAACCAGTCAGGTGCAGCCAAGCCTCCGTCAGACACCCACGCGCCCTCAGAGCCCAAACCTCAGCCTCCAGCTCCCAGTCCTTCCCAGACCCAACCCCAGCATTCCCCAGCTCCCTCTGAAGAGCCCACTAAAGATGCCACAACGCCACTGGGCACCGCTGCTGCTACCACAGCTCCCATTCCAGACAGGCAATCACCAGCAACCCCTCAGCCAGCCAGGACCCCGGGAACAGAGGATGCTAGGTCTGAGACAGGAGAGCGTACTGAGGGTGTGGCAGA TCAAGTGAAGAAATcaactttaaatccaaatgctAAAGAGTTCAACCCAAACAAAACTCAGATGCCCATG ACAAAACCCAACACTGCACCAACCCCGCCTCGTCCAACTCCTCCAAGCCCAGTGGTCCTGCAGCATCCTGGTGGGCAGGGACAGCTCTACAATGCTCCCTACCTCTCCTACGTTTCACAGATGCACCCTGTGCAG GCTCCACAAATGTACCAGTACCCAATGTCGACAGTTAACCAAGGAAAATACCCCAGGGGCAAAg TGCCGACGCGACCCGAAACATCACAAATGCTGCAAGCTGCTGCATCAGTAGCTGGAGCCCCTCTGGTGGCGTCTCCGTACCCTCAGTCGTACCTTCAGTACAACCCGCAGCAGTACAGCCAGCAGCAGGTCATCCAGGCCATGACATACAATGGACAG CCCATGTACTCCATGCTGCAGGGCGGAGCGAGGATGATAGGTCAGGGCAGCGGCCACCACCCCCAGGCCCTCGGCCCGCCCGGAGGGCCTCAGTTCCCTGCACAGGGAGAGGGGCCCCAGGGGCCGCAGCAGGGCATCTATG CGCCGCAGTCCTTCTCCCATCACTCGGGCGCCGTCCATCAGCCGCAGCCTTCCAGCACCCCGACCGGCAACCAGCCGCCCCCGCAGCACGCTGCTCCCAGCCCTGGGCAG AACGCCCAGTCCGGCCCGCAGCCTCAGTCCTTGTACCACTCAGGTCCGCTTTCGGCTCCCACTCCGCCCAACATGCCGCCGGGCCACACCTCCCCACAGGGCTCCTACCCCATTCCGGGGTACAGCATCCACAGCCACCAGGGCCTCCCGCCTGCCTACACTCTGAGCCAGCTGACTCAG GCTCACGTTCAAGGAGCGATGCCGGGACCTCACCACTCAGGCAGCCACGGCCAGCCGCAGCTAGTAATGCTGCAGACGCCTCAGCAGGGACCAGGCGGCATGCCGCAGCACCCGCAGCACGGGCCGCAGCAAGGACCGCACCAGCACTTTTACATAGGACACCCACCAG CGATGCAGGTACAAACACACCCTGCCTCCTTCCATCCACCTGGAAACTAA
- the atxn2l gene encoding ataxin-2-like protein isoform X1, which yields MLKPQQQSGSGGRKATNGTSGPGGMSSPVSGINSGGRTPAGRNRSSAKPSFQASPVFEGVYNNARMLHFLTAVVGSTCELRVKNGSMFEGIFKTLSSRCELAVDAVHKRSEEEGSSSAPPRSEDITDTMIFSPTDLVTMICRDVDLNYATRDTFTDTAISSSRINGEHKEKILQKWEGGDSNGESYDLENDAVSQANGWDANEMFRYNEVKYGVTSTYDSSLSMYTVPLERGNSEVYRQREARAARLASEIESSPQYRHRVGLENDEGKSEEEKYSSVARDGSDREKGRESPRDRGSEKGRDSPGASSREGKYIPLPQRQRELNRERAERGPGGPPPHSRPGGGYRPTPSSSSSPRPHLPSAAGPQTGVSPSERSSPQSSRVGAYAAHHTPGNPSPGSGPASPYTPASPGGSAATPTSASTATSPSSPPNPHGHPVPHSHSHPLSLSDAGRPVNGVSAGPSPKAQRPSQPSRTNRVPNPLSQSTATRSPKSASSQDSPFVDVSVSAQKTSGPAPLFTVDVNEILGTAAKERSAESPGSTEDGKSSKAPSVQQRSQLEELRKFGKEFRLQPSGAGSSSPSSPAAATPPSVGEVNQSGAAKPPSDTHAPSEPKPQPPAPSPSQTQPQHSPAPSEEPTKDATTPLGTAAATTAPIPDRQSPATPQPARTPGTEDARSETGERTEGVADQVKKSTLNPNAKEFNPNKTQMPMTKPNTAPTPPRPTPPSPVVLQHPGGQGQLYNAPYLSYVSQMHPVQAPQMYQYPMSTVNQGKYPRGKVPTRPETSQMLQAAASVAGAPLVASPYPQSYLQYNPQQYSQQQVIQAMTYNGQPMYSMLQGGARMIGQGSGHHPQALGPPGGPQFPAQGEGPQGPQQGIYAPQSFSHHSGAVHQPQPSSTPTGNQPPPQHAAPSPGQNAQSGPQPQSLYHSGPLSAPTPPNMPPGHTSPQGSYPIPGYSIHSHQGLPPAYTLSQLTQAHVQGAMPGPHHSGSHGQPQLVMLQTPQQGPGGMPQHPQHGPQQGPHQHFYIGHPPAMQVQTHPASFHPPGN from the exons ATGCTGAAACCCCAGCAGCAATCCGGCTCAGGCGGGAGAAAGGCAACTAACGGAACATCAGGGCCCGGCGGTATGTCTTCCCCAGTCAGCGGCATCAACAGCGGCGGCCGGACACCGGCTGGAAG GAATCGTTCCTCTGCAAAGCCGTCGTTTCAGGCCTCTCCT GTATTTGAGGGTGTGTACAACAACGCCAGAATGCTTCACTTCCTCACAGCTGTAGTG ggTTCCACCTGTGAATTAAGAGTGAAGAATGGCAGCATGTTCGAAGGCATTTTCAAGACACTCAGTTCTCGG TGTGAGCTGGCTGTGGACGCTGTACACAAACGCAGCGAGGAAGAGGGCTCGTCATCTGCTCCGCCACGCAGTGAGGACATTACCGACACAATGATCTTCAGCCCAACAGATCTGGTTACAATGATCTGCAGAGATGTTGACCTCAACTACGCTACCAGAG ACACCTTCACAGACACGGCCATCAGCTCCAGTCGCATTAACGGAGAACATAAGGAGAAGATTCTACAGAAATGGGAGGGAGGAGACAGCAACGGAGAAAGCTACGACCTTGAGAATGATGCCGTAAGTCAG GCCAATGGCTGGGATGCAAACGAGATGTTTCGCTACAATGAAGTAAAATATGGAGTCACATCTACATATGATTCCAGTCTCTCCATGTATAC CGTCCCGTTGGAGCGGGGCAACTCCGAGGTTTATCGGCAGAGGGAGGCGCGCGCCGCCCGCCTGGCCAGCGAGATCGAATCCAGCCCCCAGTACCGCCATCGCGTCGGCTTGGAAAACGACGAGGGCAAATCCGAGGAGGAGAAGTACAGCTCTGTGGCGCGGGACGGTAGCGATCGCGAGAAAGGTCGCGAGAGCCCTCGAGACAGAGGCAGCGAGAAAGGCAGAGACAGTCCTGGAGCAAGCAGCAG aGAGGGAAAATACATTCCACTACCTCAACGTCAGAGAGAGTTGAACCGCGAGCGAGCCGAGAGAGGTCCCGGCGGGCCGCCACCACACAGTCGACCTGGCGGAGGGTACCGGCCCACTCCTTCATCCTCGTCTTCGCCGAGACCCCACCTCCCCTCGGCTGCTGGACCCCAAACCGGAGTCTCTCCCTCAGAGAGAAGCAGCCCTCAGTCGAGTCGAGTCGGGGCATACGCCGCACACCATACACCGGGAAATCCGAGTCCAGGTTCCGGTCCGGCGAGCCCGTACACGCCTGCGTCTCCTGGTGGGTCAGCAGCCACTCCAACCTCTGCTTCTACAGCCACGTCTCCATCCAGCCCCCCCAACCCTCACGGACATCCTGTTCCTCACTCCCACTCACACCCGCTGTCTCTGTCTGATGCTGGCAGGCCTGTTAATGGAG TTTCTGCTGGACCGTCTCCTAAAGCCCAAAGACCTTCACAGCCGAGTCGGACAAATCGCGTTCCAAACCCACTTTCACAGTCCACAG CCACTCGTTCTCCTAAATCAGCCTCTTCCCAGGACTCGCCTTTCGTAGACGTCTCTGTGTCCGCCCAGAAGACGTCTGGCCCCGCCCCTCTCTTCACTGTAGATG TGAATGAGATCCTTGGTACAGCTGCTAAAGAGCGCTCTGCAGAAAGCCCTGGCAGCACAGAGGACGGCAAAAGCAGCAAAG CTCCTTCAGTTCAGCAAAGGTCACAACTTGAAGAGCTGCGGAAATTCGGCAAAGAATTCAGG CTCCAGCCCAGTGGAGCCGGCTCCAGCTCTCCCAGCTCTCCCGCAGCAGCAACGCCACCTTCGGTCGGTGAGGTGAACCAGTCAGGTGCAGCCAAGCCTCCGTCAGACACCCACGCGCCCTCAGAGCCCAAACCTCAGCCTCCAGCTCCCAGTCCTTCCCAGACCCAACCCCAGCATTCCCCAGCTCCCTCTGAAGAGCCCACTAAAGATGCCACAACGCCACTGGGCACCGCTGCTGCTACCACAGCTCCCATTCCAGACAGGCAATCACCAGCAACCCCTCAGCCAGCCAGGACCCCGGGAACAGAGGATGCTAGGTCTGAGACAGGAGAGCGTACTGAGGGTGTGGCAGA TCAAGTGAAGAAATcaactttaaatccaaatgctAAAGAGTTCAACCCAAACAAAACTCAGATGCCCATG ACAAAACCCAACACTGCACCAACCCCGCCTCGTCCAACTCCTCCAAGCCCAGTGGTCCTGCAGCATCCTGGTGGGCAGGGACAGCTCTACAATGCTCCCTACCTCTCCTACGTTTCACAGATGCACCCTGTGCAG GCTCCACAAATGTACCAGTACCCAATGTCGACAGTTAACCAAGGAAAATACCCCAGGGGCAAAg TGCCGACGCGACCCGAAACATCACAAATGCTGCAAGCTGCTGCATCAGTAGCTGGAGCCCCTCTGGTGGCGTCTCCGTACCCTCAGTCGTACCTTCAGTACAACCCGCAGCAGTACAGCCAGCAGCAGGTCATCCAGGCCATGACATACAATGGACAG CCCATGTACTCCATGCTGCAGGGCGGAGCGAGGATGATAGGTCAGGGCAGCGGCCACCACCCCCAGGCCCTCGGCCCGCCCGGAGGGCCTCAGTTCCCTGCACAGGGAGAGGGGCCCCAGGGGCCGCAGCAGGGCATCTATG CGCCGCAGTCCTTCTCCCATCACTCGGGCGCCGTCCATCAGCCGCAGCCTTCCAGCACCCCGACCGGCAACCAGCCGCCCCCGCAGCACGCTGCTCCCAGCCCTGGGCAG AACGCCCAGTCCGGCCCGCAGCCTCAGTCCTTGTACCACTCAGGTCCGCTTTCGGCTCCCACTCCGCCCAACATGCCGCCGGGCCACACCTCCCCACAGGGCTCCTACCCCATTCCGGGGTACAGCATCCACAGCCACCAGGGCCTCCCGCCTGCCTACACTCTGAGCCAGCTGACTCAG GCTCACGTTCAAGGAGCGATGCCGGGACCTCACCACTCAGGCAGCCACGGCCAGCCGCAGCTAGTAATGCTGCAGACGCCTCAGCAGGGACCAGGCGGCATGCCGCAGCACCCGCAGCACGGGCCGCAGCAAGGACCGCACCAGCACTTTTACATAGGACACCCACCAG CGATGCAGGTACAAACACACCCTGCCTCCTTCCATCCACCTGGAAACTAA